In Listeria cossartiae subsp. cossartiae, one genomic interval encodes:
- a CDS encoding fructose-1,6-bisphosphatase: MKAIDMKYLQLLAKEYPTIANTATEIINLEAIMNLPKGTEHFLSDVHGEYSAFEQVLRNGSGVVKRKIRDIFGAELNDAEINSLSTLIYYPEEKMDLIASETEDLHAWYRTTLFRLIELCQYVASKYTRSKVRKAMPEDFAYILEELLHENYNEDDKKLYYEEILQHIISLGRAEEFISALSRLIQQLVVDHLHIVGDVYDRGPYPDKIMDTLMNYHSLDFQWGNHDILWMGAASGSRVCAANVIRISARYLNLDILEDSYGISLRPLALFADEVYKDDPCTYFQPKNEDNIDYSNAEITQIARMHKAISIIQFKLEGEIIHRRKEFNMEHRLLLDFIDYQHGTIHLKSKDYTLLDTHFPTIDPENPYKLTNAEKELIEKITAAFKNCRRLQKHVQFLYSKGSMFLTYNGNLLYHGCIPLHEDGSFMEMKLRGENYAGRELLEQFEILTREAYVRPPGTKEKKYACDIVWYLWTGAISSLFGKSEMTTFERYFVAEKETHTEEKNPYYKLRNDERICKQILEEFGLDGECGHIINGHTPVKEGKGESPIKANGKMLVIDGGFAKAYHKETSLAGYTLLFNSYGLQLVSHQPFTTKEDAIKNETDILSTRQVIEMEINRKRVRDTDIGAKLTEQARDLKLLLEAYRNGLLHENR; this comes from the coding sequence GTGAAAGCTATTGATATGAAATATTTACAATTGTTAGCAAAAGAATACCCTACCATTGCGAATACTGCTACAGAAATTATTAACCTCGAAGCAATTATGAATCTTCCAAAAGGAACCGAGCATTTTTTAAGTGATGTACACGGGGAATATAGCGCTTTTGAACAAGTTTTGCGTAATGGTTCTGGTGTTGTGAAACGGAAAATTCGCGATATTTTTGGTGCGGAGTTAAACGATGCGGAGATTAATTCACTTAGTACATTGATTTACTATCCCGAGGAAAAGATGGATTTAATTGCTAGTGAAACGGAAGATTTACACGCTTGGTATCGGACAACCCTTTTTCGTTTGATTGAGTTGTGCCAGTATGTTGCCTCTAAATATACCCGTTCCAAAGTGAGAAAAGCGATGCCAGAAGATTTTGCCTACATATTAGAAGAATTACTGCATGAAAATTACAATGAAGACGATAAAAAGCTTTACTATGAAGAAATTTTGCAACATATTATTTCGCTTGGTCGTGCGGAGGAATTTATTAGCGCCCTCTCCCGGCTTATTCAACAATTGGTTGTTGATCACTTGCATATCGTTGGCGATGTTTACGACCGTGGACCTTATCCAGATAAAATTATGGATACGTTGATGAATTACCATTCGCTCGATTTCCAGTGGGGTAACCATGATATTTTATGGATGGGTGCAGCTAGTGGTTCCCGCGTTTGTGCCGCTAACGTTATTCGCATCTCCGCTCGCTATTTGAATTTAGATATTTTAGAAGACAGTTATGGCATTTCACTTCGTCCACTCGCCCTTTTTGCCGATGAAGTGTATAAAGATGATCCTTGTACGTATTTCCAACCGAAAAATGAAGACAATATCGACTATAGCAACGCGGAAATCACGCAAATTGCTCGGATGCACAAAGCTATTTCAATTATCCAGTTTAAATTAGAAGGCGAAATCATTCATCGCCGCAAAGAATTTAATATGGAACATCGCCTACTGCTGGATTTTATCGACTATCAACATGGGACTATTCATTTAAAAAGCAAAGATTACACGCTACTAGATACGCATTTCCCGACGATTGATCCAGAAAATCCATACAAACTTACTAACGCGGAAAAAGAGCTGATTGAAAAAATTACCGCTGCTTTTAAAAATTGTCGGAGATTGCAAAAACACGTGCAATTTTTATATTCGAAAGGTAGCATGTTTTTGACTTATAATGGCAATTTGCTCTATCATGGCTGCATTCCGCTACATGAGGATGGGAGTTTTATGGAGATGAAACTACGCGGTGAGAATTATGCTGGCAGAGAACTTTTGGAGCAATTTGAAATACTTACTCGTGAAGCATATGTCCGCCCTCCAGGAACGAAAGAGAAAAAATATGCTTGTGATATCGTTTGGTATTTATGGACTGGCGCTATTTCTTCGTTATTTGGCAAAAGTGAAATGACGACCTTTGAGCGTTACTTTGTTGCGGAAAAGGAAACACATACCGAGGAAAAAAATCCTTACTATAAATTGCGGAATGATGAGCGGATTTGCAAGCAGATTTTGGAAGAATTTGGGCTTGATGGTGAATGCGGACATATTATCAATGGGCATACTCCTGTCAAAGAAGGCAAAGGGGAAAGTCCGATTAAAGCTAATGGAAAAATGCTCGTGATTGATGGTGGATTTGCCAAAGCTTATCACAAAGAAACAAGCTTAGCTGGATATACGTTGCTATTTAATAGTTATGGATTGCAATTAGTAAGTCACCAGCCGTTTACTACGAAAGAGGATGCGATTAAAAACGAAACCGACATTCTCTCGACCCGCCAAGTCATCGAAATGGAAATCAATCGTAAACGCGTTAGGGACACGGATATTGGGGCAAAACTCACTGAGCAGGCTCGGGATTTAAAATTGCTACTAGAAGCTTACCGCAATGGTTTGCTTCATGAAAATCGGTAA
- a CDS encoding aldo/keto reductase, which translates to MNLKDTVKLANGVEMPRLGFGVWKVQDGDEAVNSVKWAIEAGYISIDTAAAYKNEEGVGQAIKESGIAREDLFVTTKLWNAEQGYESTLAAFDESLRKLELDYVDLYLIHWPVKGKFKDTWRAFEKLYKDKRVRAIGVCNFHEHHLKELMEDAEIAPMVNQIELHPQLTQEPLRKFCADNNIVVEAWSPLGNGKLLSNPEIKAIADTHGKSVAQVILRWDLQIGVVTIPKSVHQERIIQNADIFDFELTEEEVAKISSLNKDERTGPDPDNFNF; encoded by the coding sequence TTGAACTTAAAAGATACAGTAAAACTTGCAAATGGTGTAGAAATGCCCCGTTTAGGATTTGGCGTATGGAAAGTGCAAGACGGTGACGAAGCAGTAAACTCTGTTAAATGGGCAATCGAAGCTGGATACATTAGCATTGATACAGCTGCTGCTTACAAAAATGAAGAAGGCGTTGGTCAAGCCATCAAAGAGTCTGGCATCGCAAGAGAAGACTTATTCGTAACAACGAAACTGTGGAATGCAGAGCAAGGTTACGAATCCACTTTGGCAGCTTTTGATGAAAGTTTGCGTAAATTAGAGCTTGATTATGTCGATTTATATTTGATTCACTGGCCAGTTAAAGGCAAATTCAAAGACACTTGGCGCGCTTTTGAAAAATTATATAAAGACAAACGCGTTCGCGCAATCGGCGTATGTAACTTCCACGAACATCACCTAAAAGAATTAATGGAAGACGCGGAAATTGCTCCAATGGTAAATCAAATCGAATTACATCCGCAACTAACACAAGAACCATTACGCAAATTCTGTGCAGACAATAATATCGTTGTAGAAGCTTGGTCGCCGCTCGGTAACGGTAAACTGCTTTCTAATCCAGAAATCAAAGCCATTGCAGATACACACGGTAAATCAGTTGCACAAGTTATTCTTCGCTGGGACTTACAAATCGGCGTAGTTACTATTCCAAAATCAGTCCACCAAGAACGTATTATCCAAAATGCCGATATTTTCGACTTCGAATTAACTGAAGAAGAAGTGGCAAAAATCAGCAGCTTGAACAAAGATGAAAGAACTGGCCCAGATCCAGACAACTTTAATTTCTAA
- the nifJ gene encoding pyruvate:ferredoxin (flavodoxin) oxidoreductase, with the protein MRNRKTMDGNTAAAYISYAFTEVAAIYPITPSSTMAELVDEWSSKNKKNLFNEPVKVVEMQSEAGAAGTVHGSLQAGALTSTYTASQGLLLMIPNMYKIAGELLPTVFHVSARTISAASLNIFGDHSDVMAARQTGFAMLAEGSVQEVMDLSAVAHLASLKGSLPFLNFFDGFRTSHELQKIEVLEYDELENLLDKEALQQFRNRAMTPNNPKTLGSNQNPDIFFQQRETVNRYYEEIPSIVQNYMQEINQLRGTDYDLVNYYGAEDATDVIVAMGSVTPVIEQVIDYLTAQGKKVGLLNIRLYRPFPAENFLAKLPRTVERVAVLDRTKEPGSGGEPLLLDVQSVLYDSETRPLVIGGRYGLGSKDVTPDQILGVYSHLMTEKPKPRFTIGITDDITNLSIENAGPSDLTSEKTFQCKFWGFGSDGTVGANKAAIKIIGDNTDLYAQGYFSYDSKKSGGLTVSHLRFGEKRIRSAYLIQQADFVSCSTSAYLRSYDLLKGLKPGGTFLLNTIWEGEQLERHLPAAMREYIAKNNIQFYTLNAMRIAGEAGLGRRINTVMQTAFFQVTDILPFEKALADLKESAIATYGKKDMAVAEKNILAMDQTVANLHKVEVPDSWANPVVTAETNATTEKPAYVQNILEPVNRLEGDNLTVGDLISNGMVSGAYPPGTAAYEKRGIALEVPEWISENCTMCNECAFVCPHAAIRPILTDEEEMESAPEGFMTREMRGKDGLRYRIQVSPMDCTGCNLCAETCPAKEKALVMKPFEEVAAKENPNWSFAINVKPKKNPGKKNTVPGSQFEQPLLEFSGACAGCGETPYVKLLTQMFGDRMMIANATGCSSIWGASAPATPYTVNDKGHGPAWGNSLLEDNAEYGYGMYLANQTMRKALNNKVTQVLAEESISATLREALVDWQTQMDVSEDTRERAEALQLALLSEMGGNPALESIYNDRELFIKRSQWMLGGDGWAYDIGFGGIDHVLASGEDVNIFVMDNEVYSNTGGQSSKATPTAAIAKFASGGKSVGKKDLGIMAMSYGNIYVAQIAMGANKRQTLKAIEEAEAYPGPSLIIAYTPCINHGISSGMKTMLSETQKAVECGYWSLYRYNPALEEKGKNPMTMDYKKVDFDQFEDFLKRETRYSALYKANPEVATKLSEKTRLDAEKRFKRYATMAGLDLEKILKKKEVTEEVAKAPVDDERAARKAAREARRLAREQGK; encoded by the coding sequence ATGCGAAATAGAAAAACAATGGATGGAAACACAGCCGCAGCTTATATTTCTTATGCATTTACGGAAGTTGCAGCTATCTATCCGATTACCCCTTCCTCCACCATGGCTGAACTCGTGGACGAATGGTCATCAAAAAACAAGAAAAATTTATTTAATGAACCTGTAAAAGTAGTAGAAATGCAGTCAGAAGCAGGGGCAGCAGGAACCGTTCACGGATCACTTCAAGCAGGCGCGCTAACAAGTACATACACAGCGAGCCAAGGTTTACTTTTAATGATTCCGAATATGTACAAAATTGCTGGTGAACTATTACCAACTGTTTTCCACGTTTCTGCAAGAACGATTTCGGCGGCATCGCTGAATATTTTTGGCGATCATAGTGACGTCATGGCAGCGCGCCAAACTGGCTTTGCGATGTTAGCAGAAGGTTCCGTTCAAGAAGTAATGGACTTGTCTGCCGTTGCTCATCTGGCCTCCCTAAAAGGAAGTTTGCCATTTTTAAACTTCTTTGACGGTTTCCGGACGAGCCATGAATTGCAAAAAATCGAAGTGCTCGAATATGATGAATTAGAAAATTTACTCGACAAAGAGGCGTTGCAACAATTTAGAAATCGTGCAATGACGCCAAACAACCCTAAAACATTAGGTTCGAACCAAAATCCAGATATCTTTTTCCAACAAAGAGAAACTGTGAACCGCTATTACGAGGAAATTCCTAGCATTGTTCAAAATTACATGCAAGAAATTAATCAGCTGCGTGGTACAGATTATGACTTGGTAAATTATTACGGTGCAGAAGATGCGACTGATGTTATTGTGGCGATGGGCTCCGTAACCCCAGTCATTGAGCAAGTGATTGATTACTTAACGGCGCAAGGCAAAAAAGTCGGCTTGCTGAATATTCGCTTATATCGTCCTTTCCCAGCCGAAAACTTTTTAGCGAAACTACCGAGAACAGTAGAACGTGTGGCTGTTTTAGACCGGACGAAAGAACCTGGATCTGGCGGCGAACCACTTTTACTCGATGTGCAAAGTGTGCTGTATGATAGTGAAACGCGTCCACTAGTGATTGGCGGTAGATATGGCTTAGGTTCAAAAGATGTTACACCAGACCAGATTCTCGGTGTTTATTCGCACCTAATGACCGAAAAACCAAAACCGCGCTTTACGATTGGGATTACGGATGATATTACGAATTTATCAATCGAAAATGCAGGACCAAGCGACCTAACTTCGGAAAAAACGTTCCAATGCAAATTCTGGGGCTTCGGTTCGGATGGAACAGTTGGCGCAAATAAAGCCGCAATCAAAATTATTGGCGATAACACTGATTTATACGCGCAAGGTTACTTTTCCTACGACTCGAAAAAATCAGGCGGGCTAACCGTTTCACATTTACGCTTCGGTGAAAAACGGATTCGTTCCGCTTACCTAATTCAACAAGCAGATTTTGTTTCCTGCTCCACCTCGGCCTATTTACGTTCGTATGATTTATTAAAAGGCTTAAAACCGGGCGGAACATTCTTGCTTAATACGATTTGGGAAGGCGAGCAGTTAGAACGTCATTTACCAGCTGCCATGCGTGAATATATCGCGAAAAACAATATCCAATTTTATACATTAAACGCAATGAGAATTGCTGGAGAAGCAGGGCTTGGTAGAAGAATTAATACCGTCATGCAAACCGCCTTTTTCCAAGTGACCGACATTTTACCGTTCGAAAAAGCATTGGCTGACTTAAAAGAATCGGCTATCGCAACTTACGGGAAAAAAGATATGGCAGTTGCGGAGAAAAATATTCTCGCGATGGACCAAACAGTCGCCAATTTGCATAAAGTGGAAGTTCCTGATAGCTGGGCGAATCCAGTTGTCACAGCTGAAACAAACGCAACTACTGAAAAGCCAGCTTACGTCCAAAATATTCTGGAACCAGTGAACCGTTTAGAAGGGGACAATCTAACTGTTGGCGATTTAATTTCTAATGGCATGGTTAGTGGCGCATATCCTCCGGGAACAGCAGCTTACGAAAAACGTGGGATTGCCCTCGAAGTCCCTGAATGGATTTCGGAAAACTGTACGATGTGTAATGAATGTGCCTTTGTTTGTCCACATGCAGCAATTCGTCCTATTTTAACGGATGAGGAAGAAATGGAATCTGCTCCAGAAGGCTTTATGACACGTGAAATGCGCGGAAAAGACGGTCTTCGTTATCGTATCCAAGTGTCTCCAATGGATTGCACGGGCTGTAATTTATGTGCGGAAACGTGCCCAGCGAAAGAAAAAGCGCTTGTAATGAAACCTTTTGAAGAAGTTGCTGCCAAAGAAAATCCGAATTGGTCATTTGCAATTAATGTCAAACCGAAGAAAAATCCCGGCAAGAAAAATACGGTTCCCGGTAGTCAATTTGAACAACCGTTACTTGAGTTCTCCGGAGCATGTGCGGGTTGTGGTGAAACACCTTATGTTAAATTATTAACGCAAATGTTCGGCGACCGAATGATGATTGCCAATGCGACTGGCTGTTCCTCGATTTGGGGCGCATCAGCACCAGCAACACCGTATACTGTCAATGACAAAGGACATGGCCCGGCTTGGGGAAATTCACTTTTAGAAGACAATGCGGAATATGGTTACGGTATGTATTTAGCGAACCAAACGATGCGCAAAGCTTTAAACAATAAAGTGACACAAGTCCTTGCAGAAGAATCCATCTCAGCGACTTTACGTGAAGCGTTGGTCGATTGGCAAACGCAAATGGATGTTTCAGAAGATACGCGCGAACGAGCAGAAGCTTTACAACTTGCACTGCTTAGTGAAATGGGAGGCAATCCAGCGCTCGAATCGATTTATAACGACCGCGAATTATTTATTAAACGTTCACAGTGGATGCTGGGCGGGGATGGCTGGGCTTATGACATCGGCTTCGGAGGAATTGACCACGTGTTAGCATCAGGTGAAGACGTAAACATTTTTGTAATGGATAATGAAGTTTACTCGAACACCGGCGGACAGTCATCGAAAGCTACACCAACCGCAGCAATTGCCAAATTTGCTTCAGGCGGAAAATCTGTCGGCAAAAAAGATCTCGGTATTATGGCGATGAGTTATGGAAATATCTATGTAGCTCAAATTGCGATGGGAGCGAATAAACGCCAAACCTTAAAAGCGATTGAAGAAGCGGAAGCGTATCCGGGACCATCATTAATTATTGCTTATACACCATGTATTAATCACGGTATATCAAGTGGTATGAAAACGATGCTAAGTGAAACGCAAAAAGCAGTAGAATGCGGCTACTGGAGCTTGTATCGTTACAATCCAGCACTAGAAGAAAAAGGCAAAAATCCAATGACGATGGATTACAAAAAAGTTGATTTTGATCAATTTGAAGATTTCCTTAAACGCGAAACACGTTATTCAGCGTTATATAAAGCCAATCCGGAAGTAGCAACCAAGCTATCCGAGAAAACCCGTTTAGATGCAGAGAAACGCTTTAAACGCTATGCTACAATGGCAGGGCTTGATTTAGAAAAAATATTAAAGAAAAAAGAAGTCACAGAAGAAGTGGCAAAAGCGCCGGTTGATGATGAACGAGCAGCGAGAAAAGCTGCGCGGGAAGCGAGAAGATTAGCGCGCGAACAAGGTAAATAA
- a CDS encoding Na/Pi cotransporter family protein → MGDINIQQMIFQFIGGLGIFLFGIKYMGDGLQMAAGDRLRDILDKYTTNPFMGVLAGILVTVLIQSSSGTTVLTVGLVSAGFMTLKQAIGVIMGANIGTTVTAFIIGIKLSEYSLPIIAVGAVLLFFFKNHKVKNIGQVFFGFGALFYGLDLMGQGMKPLAGMESFHELTAQMSTNPFLGLLIGTIFTAVVQSSSATIGILQELYGQGAIDLQAALPVLFGDNIGTTITAVLAAIGASVAAKRAAATHVIFNLVGAVIFMLILPLFTSLVSYLQGLFGLNPEMTIAVAHGTFNVTNTFIQFWFIGAFAWLVTKLIPGDDSRIDYKTKHLDTNLIDQSPGIALEMAREETLRMADYAKFGLQEARQYLVNRESKHAESTIQVEEAVNNLDRKITEYLTKISSVALTNNETEEHALMLDTVRDIERVGDHMENIVENIDQLIKNKAKMSEEASEQLIEMFELTTANFERAVKAMHKKDRSLAEETILVEKDIDKAERRLRKSHIRRLNEGKCQVVSGILYIDIVSDLERIGDHANNIAESVLELNE, encoded by the coding sequence ATGGGAGACATAAATATTCAGCAGATGATTTTTCAATTTATCGGAGGACTTGGAATTTTTCTTTTCGGTATAAAATATATGGGAGACGGACTGCAAATGGCAGCCGGCGACAGACTCCGCGATATTTTAGATAAGTATACAACGAATCCTTTTATGGGTGTACTTGCCGGAATTTTAGTTACCGTATTAATTCAAAGTAGCTCTGGTACGACTGTTTTGACGGTCGGATTAGTAAGTGCCGGATTTATGACGTTAAAACAGGCAATTGGTGTTATCATGGGGGCGAACATCGGAACAACCGTTACCGCCTTTATTATTGGGATTAAGCTATCCGAATACTCTTTACCAATAATTGCTGTTGGTGCAGTACTTTTATTCTTCTTTAAAAATCATAAAGTGAAAAATATCGGCCAAGTATTCTTTGGTTTTGGTGCATTGTTTTATGGTTTAGATTTGATGGGGCAAGGGATGAAACCTCTTGCTGGAATGGAATCTTTCCACGAATTAACTGCTCAAATGAGTACGAATCCGTTCTTAGGTTTGTTAATCGGAACGATCTTCACGGCGGTTGTGCAGTCTTCTAGTGCGACCATCGGGATTTTACAAGAACTATACGGCCAAGGTGCGATTGATCTTCAAGCAGCCTTACCGGTTCTATTTGGGGACAACATTGGTACAACTATCACAGCTGTTCTTGCGGCAATTGGTGCGAGTGTTGCAGCGAAACGTGCAGCAGCGACACACGTTATCTTTAACTTAGTCGGCGCCGTCATTTTCATGCTAATACTGCCACTATTTACGTCACTGGTTTCCTACTTACAAGGACTGTTTGGATTGAATCCAGAAATGACGATTGCCGTCGCACACGGAACGTTTAACGTAACAAATACCTTTATCCAATTCTGGTTCATCGGTGCGTTTGCTTGGCTTGTAACAAAACTTATTCCAGGCGACGACTCACGAATTGATTATAAAACAAAACATTTAGATACGAACTTAATCGATCAATCACCAGGTATTGCACTTGAAATGGCTCGCGAAGAAACACTTCGTATGGCTGATTACGCAAAATTTGGTTTACAAGAAGCAAGACAATATTTGGTTAACCGGGAATCGAAACACGCGGAGTCCACTATTCAAGTAGAAGAAGCCGTGAACAATTTAGACCGAAAAATCACTGAGTATTTGACGAAAATTTCATCTGTTGCTTTAACAAACAACGAAACAGAAGAACACGCGCTGATGCTTGATACCGTTCGCGATATCGAACGCGTTGGTGATCACATGGAAAATATCGTCGAAAACATTGATCAACTAATTAAAAATAAAGCAAAAATGTCCGAAGAAGCTTCCGAGCAATTAATCGAAATGTTTGAACTGACAACAGCGAATTTCGAACGTGCAGTAAAAGCAATGCATAAAAAAGATCGCTCGCTTGCAGAAGAAACTATTTTAGTAGAAAAAGATATCGACAAAGCAGAACGTCGACTACGTAAAAGTCATATCCGCCGTCTAAATGAAGGCAAATGCCAAGTCGTTAGCGGGATTTTATACATCGATATCGTTAGTGATTTAGAGCGAATCGGCGACCATGCAAACAACATCGCAGAGTCTGTTTTAGAATTAAATGAATAA
- a CDS encoding winged helix DNA-binding domain-containing protein: MDAKTIIENRFINQKLGASSWCDSPEKIVYHFGAMQSQNYGQSLWAVGSRMTSPSELAVKEAIDNGEIIRSWLLRGTIHLFSAKDYHWMMDLIAPTIDKICKPYRAKLGLTDEVLEKATEVVTAFVAEQASTRKDLAAHLATLDLPSAGIPFAQLLVYLSSRKVICSGPDESFRNTKHIPADTHHFTREEAIKELAKRYIQSHAPATLKDFCFWSGLNVTDAKIGLADMPKCGDYYITTLVENSDMPGTIPLAGFDEWIIGYRDRSVVLPEIWHDEIITKNGIFRPAIITDGEVVGKWEKPKKSAELEGDYWDRYIQFRNML, translated from the coding sequence ATGGACGCAAAAACAATAATTGAAAACCGCTTTATAAATCAAAAATTAGGAGCATCATCGTGGTGCGATTCCCCAGAAAAAATTGTCTATCATTTTGGTGCCATGCAATCGCAAAATTACGGACAGTCGCTTTGGGCTGTTGGAAGTAGAATGACGTCGCCTAGTGAGCTAGCTGTGAAAGAGGCAATTGATAATGGCGAAATTATCCGATCATGGCTATTGCGCGGAACTATTCATCTTTTTTCAGCCAAAGATTATCACTGGATGATGGATTTAATTGCGCCTACGATAGATAAAATATGTAAACCATATCGGGCGAAGTTAGGTTTAACCGACGAAGTACTCGAGAAGGCTACCGAAGTCGTTACGGCATTTGTTGCGGAACAAGCGAGTACTAGAAAAGATTTAGCGGCACATTTAGCGACATTAGATTTACCAAGCGCCGGAATTCCTTTTGCCCAGCTGTTAGTTTATTTAAGCTCGCGAAAAGTCATTTGTTCAGGTCCAGATGAATCTTTTAGAAATACGAAACATATTCCAGCCGATACGCATCATTTCACGCGCGAAGAAGCAATAAAAGAACTAGCGAAACGGTACATCCAAAGCCACGCACCAGCAACGTTAAAAGATTTTTGTTTTTGGTCGGGGTTAAATGTGACGGATGCTAAAATAGGATTAGCAGATATGCCTAAATGCGGCGATTATTACATAACAACATTGGTTGAAAATAGCGATATGCCAGGTACTATTCCGCTCGCTGGTTTTGATGAATGGATTATTGGCTACCGCGACCGTTCAGTTGTATTACCGGAAATTTGGCACGATGAAATTATTACGAAAAACGGTATTTTCAGACCGGCGATCATTACAGATGGAGAAGTAGTCGGGAAATGGGAAAAACCGAAAAAAAGTGCTGAATTAGAAGGAGATTACTGGGACCGTTACATCCAGTTTCGAAATATGCTATAG
- a CDS encoding hydroxymethylglutaryl-CoA reductase, degradative, with protein sequence MNAFDKFYKKTVAERHAILAEYADLNEEEQAFLASTGALSFDKANHMIENTIGIYSLPLGLGMNMLLNGKSYVVPMAMEEPSVVAAQSAGAKLIAQNGGITGSATKRKMIGQIELISVPDIQSAKENVIANQEKLIAIANQAHPSLQKRGGGAVELQVRTAQTASDETLFIVHLLVDTQEAMGANMVNTMVETLAPELEALTAGKANMRILSNLVDEATATAICRINPASLATKTQSGEWVRDRIIAAYEFADADIYRAATHNKGIMNGIDAVIMAFGNDWRAVEAASHAYAARSGSYKPMTKWSKDAEGYLVGELTLPMPVAFVGGSIGIHPIATLSKKIARVESAKELAMLVCAVGLTQNLAALKALVTEGIQRGHMSLQAKSLAMTAGAEADEIEKVATFLQESKQLNVVAAKEFIAKLRSEK encoded by the coding sequence ATGAATGCTTTTGATAAATTTTATAAAAAAACAGTAGCAGAACGCCATGCCATTTTGGCCGAATATGCGGACTTAAATGAAGAAGAACAAGCATTTTTAGCTTCTACAGGGGCGCTTTCTTTCGATAAAGCGAATCATATGATTGAAAACACAATTGGTATTTATTCGCTGCCGCTTGGTTTAGGGATGAATATGCTCTTAAATGGCAAATCCTACGTTGTTCCAATGGCGATGGAAGAACCATCCGTTGTAGCCGCACAAAGCGCTGGAGCCAAACTTATTGCGCAAAATGGCGGGATAACAGGTAGTGCAACGAAGCGGAAAATGATTGGGCAAATAGAGTTGATTTCCGTTCCTGATATCCAAAGTGCTAAAGAAAACGTCATCGCGAATCAAGAGAAGCTCATCGCTATCGCAAACCAAGCCCATCCGTCTTTACAAAAGCGTGGTGGTGGGGCGGTTGAGCTTCAAGTTAGAACAGCGCAAACTGCTAGCGATGAAACATTATTTATCGTTCATTTACTCGTAGATACCCAAGAAGCAATGGGCGCCAATATGGTCAATACTATGGTTGAAACGTTAGCGCCAGAATTAGAAGCGTTAACTGCTGGGAAAGCCAATATGCGCATTTTATCCAATTTAGTAGATGAAGCGACCGCGACTGCGATTTGTCGTATAAACCCAGCAAGCTTAGCGACCAAAACTCAGAGCGGCGAATGGGTGCGTGACCGAATCATTGCGGCGTATGAATTTGCCGATGCCGACATTTACCGAGCTGCAACCCACAATAAAGGAATTATGAATGGCATTGATGCAGTAATTATGGCGTTTGGAAATGATTGGCGTGCGGTAGAAGCAGCAAGCCACGCATATGCCGCCCGCTCAGGAAGCTATAAACCGATGACTAAGTGGTCCAAAGATGCGGAAGGATACTTAGTTGGCGAATTGACTTTACCGATGCCAGTGGCCTTTGTAGGTGGTTCCATTGGTATCCATCCAATTGCGACACTGTCGAAAAAAATTGCTCGCGTCGAATCTGCAAAAGAATTAGCAATGTTAGTATGCGCCGTTGGTTTAACTCAAAATCTAGCTGCTTTAAAAGCACTCGTAACAGAAGGAATTCAACGTGGTCATATGTCGTTACAAGCCAAATCGCTTGCCATGACAGCTGGTGCAGAAGCGGATGAAATCGAAAAAGTAGCGACATTTTTACAAGAAAGCAAGCAATTGAATGTCGTTGCCGCAAAAGAATTTATTGCCAAATTACGCAGTGAAAAATAA